The following are encoded in a window of Alphaproteobacteria bacterium genomic DNA:
- a CDS encoding ABC transporter permease translates to MDDFVQLVSLLASTVRLSIPLILCALAGLFAERAGVVDIGLEGKMLAAAFAAGTVAALSGSAWIGLLAAIVVAVAFSMIHAFACITHRGNQVVSGMALNVLAVGLTAVLAFAWFREGGQTPALSGAARFAPIVLPFAETIGQAPIIGPIYARLISGHNALVYLTVAIVPIVSFVIFKTRFGLRLRAVGENPHAVDTAGISVAWLRYRALICTGVLCGVAGSYLATAMASAFQREMTAGRGFLALAALIFGKWMPVPAVLACLLFAFADALQGRLQGVALPVVGVVPVQAIQALPYLLTVLLLAGFVGKAVAPKASGIPYAKEK, encoded by the coding sequence ATGGACGATTTCGTTCAACTCGTCTCGCTGCTCGCCTCGACCGTTCGCTTGTCGATCCCGCTGATCCTGTGCGCGCTGGCGGGCTTGTTCGCCGAACGCGCGGGCGTGGTCGATATCGGCCTCGAAGGCAAGATGCTCGCCGCCGCCTTCGCCGCCGGCACGGTCGCGGCCTTGTCGGGCTCGGCCTGGATCGGCTTGCTCGCGGCAATCGTCGTCGCGGTCGCGTTCTCGATGATCCATGCTTTCGCCTGCATCACCCATCGCGGCAATCAGGTCGTGTCGGGCATGGCGTTGAACGTGTTGGCCGTCGGCCTCACCGCCGTGCTCGCCTTCGCCTGGTTCCGCGAAGGCGGCCAGACCCCGGCGCTGTCGGGTGCCGCGAGATTCGCCCCCATCGTCCTGCCCTTCGCCGAGACGATCGGCCAAGCGCCGATCATCGGCCCGATCTATGCGCGTCTCATCTCCGGCCACAACGCGCTTGTCTATCTGACCGTCGCGATCGTGCCGATCGTCTCGTTCGTGATTTTCAAAACGCGTTTCGGTCTGCGCCTGCGCGCTGTGGGCGAAAATCCGCACGCGGTCGACACGGCCGGCATTTCGGTCGCGTGGCTGCGCTATCGCGCGCTGATCTGCACGGGCGTGCTGTGCGGCGTGGCGGGCAGCTATCTCGCCACCGCGATGGCGTCGGCCTTCCAGCGCGAGATGACCGCCGGGCGCGGGTTCCTGGCACTCGCCGCATTGATCTTCGGCAAATGGATGCCGGTGCCCGCCGTCCTCGCCTGTCTGTTGTTCGCCTTCGCCGACGCGCTGCAAGGCCGCCTGCAAGGTGTCGCCCTGCCGGTCGTGGGCGTCGTGCCCGTGCAGGCGATCCAGGCCTTGCCCTATCTGCTGACGGTGCTGCTGCTCGCCGGCTTCGTCGGCAAAGCCGTGGCGCCCAAGGCCAGCGGCATTCCCTACGCCAAGGAGAAATGA
- a CDS encoding BMP family ABC transporter substrate-binding protein yields the protein MKTPVLAAALALAIAGSAAAQTPPAVMFDIGGKFDRSFNQAAYDGAERFKKETGVIYNEFEITNTAEREQAIRNLARRGASVVIAVGFNNHAAIETVAKEFPNVKFTIIDSVVDLPNVQSVTFREHEGSFLVGMAAALTSKTGKVGFVGGMDVPIIRKFYKGYEEGAKHAKPSVEVFMNMTGTTPTAFRDPTRGAELARGQFDRGVDVVFAAAGATGTGVYQAAKDAGKFAIGVDSNQNHLHPGTMLTSMVKRVDIAVYEAMTQARAGTWKAGARALGLKEEGVGMAIDDNNKALLSADILKRIDEARQAIVDGKITVTDVMR from the coding sequence ATGAAGACCCCCGTTCTCGCCGCGGCCCTCGCGCTCGCGATCGCCGGTTCGGCCGCCGCCCAGACGCCGCCCGCGGTGATGTTCGACATCGGCGGCAAGTTCGACCGCTCGTTCAACCAAGCGGCCTATGACGGCGCCGAGCGTTTCAAAAAGGAAACGGGCGTCATCTACAACGAATTCGAAATCACCAACACCGCCGAGCGCGAACAGGCGATCCGCAATCTCGCCCGGCGCGGTGCTTCGGTCGTGATTGCGGTCGGGTTCAACAACCACGCGGCGATCGAAACCGTCGCCAAGGAATTCCCGAACGTCAAATTCACGATCATCGATTCGGTCGTCGATCTGCCCAACGTGCAGTCGGTGACGTTCCGCGAGCACGAAGGCTCGTTCCTGGTCGGCATGGCCGCCGCCCTCACCTCGAAGACCGGCAAGGTCGGCTTCGTCGGCGGCATGGACGTGCCGATCATCCGCAAATTCTACAAGGGCTACGAGGAAGGCGCCAAACACGCCAAGCCGTCGGTCGAAGTGTTCATGAACATGACCGGCACGACGCCGACCGCCTTCCGCGACCCGACGCGCGGCGCGGAACTCGCGCGCGGCCAGTTCGATCGCGGCGTGGACGTCGTGTTCGCCGCCGCCGGCGCCACGGGGACGGGCGTCTATCAGGCCGCGAAGGACGCCGGCAAGTTCGCCATCGGCGTGGACAGCAACCAGAACCATCTGCATCCGGGCACGATGCTGACGTCGATGGTCAAGCGCGTGGATATCGCCGTCTACGAAGCGATGACCCAGGCCCGCGCCGGAACCTGGAAGGCGGGGGCGCGTGCGCTCGGCCTCAAGGAAGAAGGTGTCGGCATGGCGATCGACGACAACAACAAGGCGTTGCTGTCGGCCGACATCCTGAAGCGCATCGACGAAGCGCGCCAGGCGATCGTCGACGGGAAGATCACCGTCACCGACGTCATGCGTTGA
- a CDS encoding ABC transporter ATP-binding protein, with translation MVTQPALRLSNIDKRFGPVHANRSIDLSVAKGSIHGIVGENGAGKSTLMSIVYGYYQADSGTIEVDGKRVTIASPQDAIAAGIGMVHQHFMLVENFTVLENVLLGAEGGALLAKGEAAARAELMRLARDYGLDVDLDAKVETLHVGAQQRVEILKALYRGARILILDEPTAVLTPQEADKLFELLALWRSQGSTVLLITHKLREIMAITDRVTVMRQGAIVATRETKDTNQAELAELMVGRRVTTRVPKGAAEPGAEVLRVEHLSCIDARGAARLQDISFSVRAGEIVGIAGVSGNGQTEILETLAGLRPVASGRLLYKGEALPPPGVPARAKFARSVAIAHVPEDRHRMGMVTGFDAYETAILGYHDDDALRRGPLLSESRSIERCRDLMGQFDVRPVDPRLRSGQFSGGNQQKIVLGREIDRDPDLLLVGQPTRGVDIGAIEFIHKRIVEMRDRGKAILLVSCELDEILALADRILVVCGGRIIGEADGTTADEKRLGLMMAGIAA, from the coding sequence ATCGTGACGCAACCCGCCCTGCGCTTGTCGAACATCGACAAGCGCTTCGGCCCGGTGCATGCCAATCGCAGCATCGACTTGTCGGTCGCCAAAGGCTCGATCCACGGAATCGTGGGCGAGAACGGCGCCGGCAAGTCGACGCTGATGAGCATCGTCTACGGGTATTACCAAGCCGATTCCGGCACGATCGAAGTCGACGGCAAGCGCGTGACCATCGCTTCGCCGCAGGACGCGATCGCCGCCGGGATCGGCATGGTCCATCAGCATTTCATGCTGGTGGAGAATTTCACCGTGCTGGAAAACGTGCTGCTGGGCGCGGAGGGCGGCGCACTTCTCGCCAAAGGCGAAGCGGCGGCGCGCGCCGAGCTCATGCGCCTCGCGCGCGATTACGGCCTCGACGTCGATCTCGACGCGAAGGTCGAAACGCTTCATGTCGGTGCGCAGCAGCGCGTCGAAATCCTCAAGGCGCTCTATCGCGGGGCGCGCATTCTGATCCTCGACGAGCCGACGGCGGTGCTGACGCCGCAAGAGGCCGACAAGCTGTTCGAGCTGTTGGCGTTGTGGCGCAGCCAGGGCAGCACGGTGTTGCTGATCACGCATAAGCTGCGCGAGATCATGGCGATCACCGACCGCGTCACCGTGATGCGCCAGGGTGCCATCGTCGCGACGCGCGAGACCAAGGACACGAACCAGGCCGAGCTCGCCGAATTGATGGTCGGACGCCGCGTGACGACGCGCGTTCCCAAGGGTGCGGCCGAACCGGGGGCCGAGGTTCTGCGCGTCGAGCATTTAAGCTGCATCGACGCGCGCGGTGCCGCACGGCTTCAGGACATCTCGTTTTCGGTGCGCGCGGGCGAGATCGTCGGCATCGCCGGCGTGTCGGGCAACGGCCAGACCGAAATCCTGGAAACGCTGGCGGGGCTTCGTCCCGTCGCGTCCGGCCGCCTTCTCTATAAGGGCGAAGCGCTGCCGCCGCCGGGCGTGCCCGCGCGCGCCAAATTCGCGCGCAGCGTGGCCATCGCCCATGTGCCCGAAGACCGGCATCGCATGGGCATGGTCACGGGCTTCGACGCCTACGAGACCGCGATCCTCGGTTATCACGACGACGATGCGCTGCGCCGCGGACCGCTGCTGTCGGAAAGCCGGTCGATCGAACGCTGCCGCGATCTGATGGGCCAGTTCGACGTGCGCCCCGTCGATCCGCGTTTGCGCTCGGGCCAATTCAGCGGCGGCAACCAGCAGAAGATCGTGCTGGGCCGCGAGATCGACCGCGATCCCGACCTGTTGCTGGTCGGCCAGCCGACGCGCGGCGTGGATATCGGCGCGATCGAATTCATCCATAAGCGCATCGTCGAAATGCGCGATCGCGGCAAGGCGATCCTGCTGGTGAGCTGCGAGCTCGACGAAATCCTGGCGCTGGCCGACCGCATTCTGGTCGTGTGCGGCGGCCGAATCATCGGCGAGGCCGATGGGACCACGGCCGACGAAAAGCGTCTCGGCCTGATGATGGCGGGTATCGCGGCATGA
- a CDS encoding purine-nucleoside phosphorylase, with amino-acid sequence MSLSPAKAADAIRPLLKGLSPKIAIVLGSGLGGIADTIADARVLPYAEIPGFPVSKVQGHSSRLIAGKIAGVDAIVLQGRAHVYEGADASQIKTPIRALKSLGVEKLLLTNAAGSFHPASDEGSLLLIEDHISWAGWSPLQGPNDDEWGPRFVAMTDAYDPKLRDVLKAQAAKLGIALPEGIYAWYLGPNFETPAEIRALRGLGADIVGMSTVPEVIVARHCGLRVATISAVTNLAAGMRVNQHLSHDHTQRIAKLCAEKLDRLIPAALPDLVRA; translated from the coding sequence ATGAGTTTGTCCCCCGCAAAAGCCGCCGACGCGATCCGCCCGCTGCTAAAGGGTCTTTCGCCCAAGATCGCCATCGTGCTCGGCTCGGGCCTTGGCGGCATCGCCGACACGATCGCCGACGCACGCGTGCTGCCTTATGCCGAGATCCCCGGCTTTCCGGTCAGCAAGGTGCAAGGCCATTCCAGCCGTTTGATCGCCGGGAAAATCGCGGGCGTCGACGCGATCGTGCTGCAAGGCCGCGCGCATGTGTATGAAGGCGCGGATGCCTCGCAAATCAAAACGCCGATCCGCGCGCTGAAGTCGCTGGGAGTCGAAAAACTTCTGCTAACCAACGCGGCGGGCTCGTTCCATCCGGCGAGCGACGAAGGCTCGCTGCTGCTGATTGAAGATCATATTTCCTGGGCGGGCTGGTCGCCGCTGCAAGGCCCCAACGACGACGAATGGGGCCCGCGCTTCGTGGCGATGACCGACGCCTATGACCCGAAGCTGCGCGACGTGCTGAAGGCGCAGGCCGCGAAGCTCGGCATCGCGCTGCCCGAAGGCATTTACGCTTGGTATCTCGGTCCCAATTTCGAAACGCCGGCGGAGATCCGCGCGCTGCGGGGCCTGGGTGCGGATATCGTCGGCATGTCGACCGTGCCCGAGGTGATCGTCGCGCGCCATTGCGGGCTTCGCGTCGCCACGATCAGCGCCGTCACCAATCTCGCGGCGGGCATGCGCGTAAACCAGCATCTGTCTCACGATCATACGCAGCGTATCGCGAAACTCTGCGCCGAGAAGCTCGACCGCTTGATCCCGGCCGCTTTGCCTGATCTGGTACGGGCATGA
- the deoA gene encoding thymidine phosphorylase: MLPQEVIRKKRDGLRLSDSEIEFLVKGIADGKGLADAQVGALAMALFLNGMDNAERVALTRAMTHSGEVLSWKGEDLPGPIVDKHSTGGVGDKVSLMLAPMVAACGAFVPMISGRGLGHTGGTLDKFESIPGYSAKPDLALFRRVVRDAGCAVIGQTADLAPADKRLYAIRDVTGTVESIGLITASILSKKLAAGLDALVMDVKFGSGAFMAKFDDAKALAQSIVDVANGAGLRTRALLTDMDRPLGRTAGNALEMREAVAYLKGERDARLHGVTKALAVEMLDLSGVAPRAQAEAKIEAALASGQAAERFARMVAGLGGPKDFLERVDSYLPKAPIVRPVFVPAKGVVAKIDTRAIGIAVLELGGGRVDPAQAIDHAVGFAEIANTGAEIGPDRPIAILHARDAASAEKAARTLIAAYTLGDAQAAPPVVRETLGM; this comes from the coding sequence ATGCTGCCGCAGGAAGTGATCCGCAAGAAGCGCGACGGTTTGCGCTTGTCCGATTCCGAAATCGAGTTCCTCGTGAAGGGCATCGCCGACGGCAAGGGTTTGGCCGACGCGCAGGTCGGCGCGCTCGCGATGGCGCTGTTCCTCAACGGCATGGACAACGCCGAACGCGTGGCGCTGACCCGCGCGATGACGCATTCGGGCGAAGTGCTGTCGTGGAAGGGCGAAGACCTGCCCGGCCCCATCGTCGACAAGCATTCGACGGGCGGCGTGGGCGATAAGGTGAGCCTGATGCTCGCCCCGATGGTCGCGGCCTGCGGTGCCTTCGTGCCGATGATATCGGGGCGCGGTCTTGGGCACACCGGCGGCACGCTCGACAAGTTCGAAAGCATTCCCGGCTATTCGGCCAAACCCGATCTGGCGCTGTTCCGCCGCGTGGTGCGCGACGCGGGCTGCGCCGTCATCGGCCAAACCGCCGATCTCGCCCCCGCCGATAAGCGGCTTTACGCGATCCGCGACGTGACCGGCACGGTCGAATCGATCGGCCTGATCACCGCGTCGATCCTGTCGAAGAAACTCGCGGCGGGTCTCGACGCGTTGGTGATGGACGTGAAGTTCGGCTCGGGCGCCTTCATGGCGAAATTCGACGACGCGAAAGCGCTGGCGCAAAGCATCGTCGATGTCGCGAACGGCGCCGGGCTTCGCACGCGCGCGCTGCTGACCGATATGGACCGCCCGCTGGGCCGCACGGCCGGCAACGCGCTGGAGATGCGTGAGGCGGTCGCGTATTTGAAAGGCGAACGCGACGCGCGCTTGCACGGCGTCACCAAGGCGCTGGCGGTCGAGATGCTCGATCTGTCGGGTGTGGCGCCGCGCGCCCAAGCCGAAGCGAAGATCGAAGCCGCGTTGGCATCCGGCCAAGCGGCCGAGCGTTTCGCGCGTATGGTCGCCGGTCTCGGCGGGCCAAAGGATTTTCTGGAACGCGTCGATTCCTATCTCCCGAAAGCGCCGATCGTGCGGCCCGTTTTTGTGCCGGCCAAAGGCGTCGTCGCGAAGATCGACACGCGCGCGATCGGCATCGCCGTGCTGGAACTTGGCGGCGGGCGCGTCGATCCGGCGCAAGCCATCGACCATGCCGTCGGATTTGCGGAGATCGCGAATACGGGTGCCGAAATCGGCCCCGATCGGCCGATCGCGATTCTCCATGCGCGCGACGCGGCGTCGGCCGAAAAAGCGGCGCGTACGCTGATCGCGGCGTATACTCTTGGCGATGCGCAAGCCGCTCCGCCGGTCGTGCGCGAAACCCTGGGGATGTGA
- a CDS encoding ABC transporter permease: MSSRGDMPAWADYVLLPLINLLLAFVLSGLVVLAIGEDPLRAMRILVEGAIGYPEAIAFTLYYATNFIFTGLAVALAFHAGLFNIGGEGQAYVAGLGVALVCLYLDFLPWPVIFVGAIALGMAFGAVWAAIPGWLQAKRGSHVVITTIMFNFIAAALMTYLLSNVMLEPGRGAPETRRFIANATLPTMQTMLGWIGIDAPRSPLNFAFFLALAAAFLVYVYIWRTRWGYALRVVGQNEQAARYAGIDPAKTIIVAMAISGALAGLMGVNEIMGAHQRLLVAFTGGFGFVGIAVALMGRNHPLGVCLAALLFGALYQGGAELAFEMRAISREMVVVIQGLIILFCGALENMFRPWIATLFARRKAA, translated from the coding sequence ATGAGTTCGCGCGGCGATATGCCGGCCTGGGCGGATTACGTTCTGCTGCCGCTCATCAATCTCCTCCTCGCCTTCGTGCTGTCCGGGCTAGTCGTGCTGGCGATCGGCGAAGACCCGTTGCGCGCCATGCGCATTCTGGTCGAGGGCGCGATCGGCTATCCCGAAGCGATCGCTTTCACGCTTTATTACGCGACGAATTTCATCTTCACCGGTCTTGCCGTGGCGCTGGCCTTCCATGCCGGCTTATTCAATATCGGCGGCGAAGGTCAGGCTTACGTCGCGGGGCTGGGCGTGGCGCTGGTCTGCCTCTATCTCGACTTCCTGCCCTGGCCGGTCATCTTCGTCGGCGCCATCGCGCTCGGCATGGCGTTCGGCGCCGTCTGGGCCGCGATCCCCGGCTGGCTTCAGGCCAAGCGCGGCAGCCATGTCGTCATCACGACGATCATGTTCAATTTCATCGCCGCCGCGTTGATGACCTATCTGCTCAGCAACGTGATGCTGGAGCCGGGCCGGGGCGCCCCGGAAACGCGACGCTTCATCGCCAACGCCACGCTGCCGACGATGCAGACGATGCTGGGCTGGATCGGCATCGACGCCCCGCGCTCGCCGCTCAATTTCGCGTTCTTCCTGGCGCTCGCCGCCGCGTTCCTGGTCTATGTCTATATTTGGCGCACGCGCTGGGGTTACGCGCTGCGCGTCGTCGGCCAGAACGAACAGGCCGCGCGCTATGCCGGTATCGATCCGGCGAAGACCATCATCGTCGCGATGGCGATTTCCGGGGCGCTCGCCGGGTTGATGGGCGTCAACGAGATCATGGGCGCCCATCAACGCCTGCTCGTCGCCTTCACCGGCGGCTTCGGGTTCGTGGGCATCGCCGTGGCCCTGATGGGCCGCAACCATCCGCTGGGTGTATGCCTCGCGGCGCTGCTGTTCGGCGCGCTCTATCAGGGCGGCGCCGAACTCGCCTTCGAGATGCGCGCGATCAGCCGCGAAATGGTCGTCGTGATCCAGGGCCTGATCATCCTGTTCTGCGGCGCGCTGGAGAACATGTTCCGCCCTTGGATCGCGACGCTGTTCGCGCGGCGCAAGGCGGCCTGA
- the deoC gene encoding deoxyribose-phosphate aldolase, whose amino-acid sequence MSDLARRALACLDFTSLNDGDDEAAIAKLCARAQTKHGNVAAVCLWPKFVAQAKTALAGTGIKIATVVNFPGGLEPAADVVALTKTALADGADEIDVVFPYKRWLRGEKVPAVTVVARVREACGTTTLKVIVESGAFPALDKLDRACGEIVEAGADFLKTSTGKIEIGATPDAARVLLEVSARNPYRDVGVKISGGVRTLADAAAYLAFADEMRGPDWATPATFRFGASGLLDALLADLDGEAAPVPAKGY is encoded by the coding sequence ATGAGCGACCTCGCGCGCCGCGCCCTCGCCTGTCTCGACTTCACCAGCCTCAACGACGGCGACGACGAAGCCGCGATCGCCAAGCTTTGCGCGCGGGCACAGACCAAACACGGCAATGTCGCGGCCGTCTGCCTGTGGCCGAAATTCGTCGCCCAAGCCAAGACGGCGCTGGCGGGTACCGGCATCAAGATCGCGACCGTGGTGAATTTCCCGGGCGGACTGGAACCGGCCGCCGATGTCGTCGCGCTGACCAAGACCGCGCTGGCGGACGGCGCCGACGAGATCGACGTGGTCTTCCCCTATAAACGCTGGCTGCGCGGGGAGAAGGTGCCCGCCGTGACGGTCGTCGCGCGCGTGCGCGAGGCCTGCGGCACGACGACGCTGAAAGTCATCGTCGAAAGCGGCGCCTTTCCCGCCCTCGACAAGCTCGACCGCGCCTGCGGTGAGATCGTCGAGGCGGGGGCCGATTTCCTCAAGACCTCGACCGGCAAGATCGAGATCGGCGCCACGCCCGACGCGGCGCGCGTGCTGCTCGAAGTGTCGGCGCGTAATCCCTATCGCGACGTCGGCGTGAAGATCTCCGGCGGCGTGCGCACGCTGGCCGACGCCGCCGCCTATCTCGCTTTCGCCGACGAGATGCGCGGCCCCGATTGGGCGACACCGGCGACGTTCCGCTTCGGCGCGTCGGGCCTGCTCGACGCGTTGCTCGCCGATCTCGACGGCGAAGCCGCCCCCGTGCCCGCCAAAGGCTACTGA
- a CDS encoding phosphopentomutase, which produces MARAFVLVMDSFGIGAAPDAAKFGDAGADTWGSIKNAQAPSVPNLVRLGLDAAHARATGRAYAGPAPEGLYGAARERSHGKDTPSGHWEIAGVPVEFDWGYFPHTVPSFPAELTQALIAKARLPGLLGDCHASGTTILDELGEEHIRTGKPIVYTSADSVFQIAAHETHFGLQRLYDVCKIAFELVQPYRIGRVIARPFVGEKAGEFKRTGNRKDYAVMPPAPTLLDVAKAAGREMHAIGKIGDIYAHSGPTKEIKADGNAALMAATMEALTQAPDGAFVMTNFVDFDSLYGHRRDVPGYARALAEFDAALPAFRAAMKPGDIAVLTADHGCDPTFKGTDHTREHIPVLWFGPGVAGKDIGIRSSFADIGQSIAAHLGLKPLAHGESFV; this is translated from the coding sequence ATGGCCCGCGCGTTCGTTCTGGTGATGGATTCCTTCGGGATCGGCGCCGCCCCTGACGCCGCGAAGTTCGGCGATGCGGGGGCCGATACCTGGGGCAGCATCAAGAATGCGCAGGCGCCGTCGGTGCCCAATCTCGTGCGCCTGGGTCTGGACGCGGCCCATGCGCGCGCCACGGGCCGCGCGTATGCGGGCCCCGCCCCCGAAGGGCTCTACGGTGCCGCGCGCGAGCGTTCGCACGGGAAGGACACGCCTTCGGGCCATTGGGAGATCGCGGGCGTGCCGGTCGAATTCGACTGGGGCTATTTCCCGCACACCGTGCCGAGTTTTCCCGCCGAATTGACGCAAGCCCTGATCGCGAAGGCGCGCTTGCCCGGTTTGCTCGGCGATTGCCACGCCTCGGGCACGACGATCCTCGACGAGTTGGGCGAAGAACATATCCGCACGGGCAAGCCGATCGTCTATACGTCGGCCGATTCCGTGTTCCAGATCGCCGCGCACGAAACGCATTTCGGCCTCCAACGACTCTACGACGTCTGCAAGATCGCGTTCGAGCTGGTTCAGCCCTATCGCATCGGTCGCGTCATCGCGCGGCCCTTCGTCGGCGAGAAAGCGGGCGAATTCAAACGCACCGGCAATCGCAAGGATTACGCGGTGATGCCGCCCGCCCCTACGTTGCTCGACGTCGCCAAGGCGGCGGGGCGCGAGATGCACGCGATCGGCAAGATCGGCGATATCTACGCCCATAGCGGCCCGACCAAGGAAATCAAAGCCGACGGCAACGCGGCGTTGATGGCGGCGACGATGGAAGCGCTGACGCAAGCGCCGGACGGCGCCTTCGTGATGACCAATTTCGTCGATTTCGACTCACTCTACGGGCATCGGCGCGACGTGCCCGGCTATGCGCGCGCTTTGGCGGAATTCGATGCGGCGCTGCCGGCGTTCCGCGCGGCGATGAAGCCGGGCGATATCGCCGTGCTGACCGCCGATCACGGCTGCGACCCGACCTTCAAGGGCACGGATCACACGCGCGAGCATATTCCCGTGCTGTGGTTCGGGCCCGGTGTGGCGGGCAAGGATATCGGTATTCGGTCGAGCTTCGCCGATATCGGC